A part of Paroedura picta isolate Pp20150507F chromosome 7, Ppicta_v3.0, whole genome shotgun sequence genomic DNA contains:
- the ARK2C gene encoding E3 ubiquitin-protein ligase ARK2C yields MVLVHVGYLVLPVFGSVRNRGAPFQRSQHPHATSCRHFHLGPQPQMSADFPLPHAVQPHVATAHQHSGPLHQPLPPLPALPFQDVTGPSFLPQALHQQYLLQQQLLEAQHRRLMPHPRRNQERVSIQTHRLHPSFEFGHQLQTPQPMGPQPRYLAEGTDWDLSVDAGLTHNQFQVRSVPQHYQHYLATQRIHHFPRSTSSTQMVIHEIRNYPYPQLQLLALQGLNPNRHTSAVRESYEELLQLEDRLGSVNRGAVQNTIERFTFPHKYKKRRPQESKAEKEEGEESDTDEKCTICLSMLEDGEDVRRLPCMHLFHQVCVDQWLATSKKCPICRVDIETQLGSDS; encoded by the exons GCGCTCCTTTTCAAAGGTCTCAGCATCCTCACGCTACCTCCTGCCGGCACTTCCACCTGGGCCCCCAGCCTCAGATGTCCGCTGACTTCCCCCTGCCTCACGCTGTCCAGCCGCATGTGGCAACCGCTCACCAGCACAGTGGCCCGCTCCACCAGCCCCTGCCGCCTCTGCCTGCCCTGCCATTCCAGGATGTGACGGGACCCTCTTTCCTACCTCAGGCCCTACACCAGCAATACCTCCTACAGCAGCAGCTCCTCGAGGCCCAGCACCGGAGGCTCATGCCTCATCCCAG GCGGAATCAGGAGCGGGTGTCTATCCAAACGCATCGGTTACATCCGAGCTTCGAATTTGGCCATCAACTCCAGACGCCGCAGCCAATGGGGCCTCAGCCCAGATACCTAGCGGAAGGAACGGACTG GGACCTCAGCGTCGATGCCGGCTTGACTCACAATCAGTTCCAAGTGAGGTCCGTTCCACAACATTATCAGCATTACTTAGCAACGCAAAGGATACACCACTTCCCCCGAAGCACATCCTCGACGCAAATG GTCATCCACGAAATCAGAAACTACCCCTATCCTCAGCTTCAACTTCTTGCTCTTCAGGGATTGAATCCAAATAGACACACGTCTGCCGTGAGGGAGAGTTATGAA gaGCTGTTGCAACTGGAAGACAGGCTAGGAAGTGTGAACAGGGGGGCCGTGCAGAACACCATCGAACGGTTTACTTTCCCTCACAAGTACAAGAAG AGGAGACCGCAAGAGAGCAAAGcagagaaagaagagggggaggagtcGGACACGGACGAGAAGTGCACCATCTGTCTCTCGATGCTGGAAGACGGCGAGGACGTGAG GAGGTTGCCGTGCATGCACCTTTTCCACCAAGTGTGCGTGGACCAGTGGCTAGCGACCAGCAAGAAATGCCCCATCTGCCGCGTGGACATTGAAACCCAGCTGGGCTCGGACAGCTGA